Within the [Enterobacter] lignolyticus SCF1 genome, the region CGCGATCGCCACCCTTAGCCGGGGCGGACGTCTGGTTATCGTCGGCGCCGGCGCCTCCGGGCGCGCGGCGATGCAGGCCGCATGCGAATATGCCCCGGAAGCGCACCACGCGGTGATTGGCCTGATTGCCGGCGGCGCCGACGCGCTGCTACAGGCGCGCGAGGCGGCGGCCAGCGACTATGAGCGCGGTATCAACGACCTGCAAACTCTCGATTTCAACAGCAACGACATGCTGCTGGGGCTTTCCGTCAGCGGAAAAACCCCGTGGGTATGGGGCGCGCTGCGTTACGCCGGGTCGCTTGGCGCGACGGTGGCGACGATTACGCAAAACGCCGCCAGCGAGGTGGCGCAGCTCGCGGATATCGTCATCGCGCCGCAGACCGGGCCGGAAGTGGTGGTCGGGTTCGCCAACCCGAAAGCGCGGCTGGCGCAGCGGCAGATCCTCAATATGCTCTCCACCGCCTTAGCCGTGCGCACCGGCCGCGTCTACAGCAACCTGCGGGTCGATATTAACGCGGCGGATACCCACTGGGCGGAGCGGCAAATTGCCATCGTGATGGAGGCCGCGCAGTGCCCGCGCGCCGAGGCGAAGCGGGCGCTGGAAAGCTGCAACCACAGCTGCCGTACCGCCATCCTGATGCTGCTGACCGGGCTGGACGCCTGGCACGCGCGGGATCTGCTGGCTGACAATAACGAACATCTGCGG harbors:
- a CDS encoding N-acetylmuramic acid 6-phosphate etherase, with translation MSSKATGSMMERRNTCTENIDKLSTEDMLATILQDDRAIADAIAVCLPDITRLVDNAIATLSRGGRLVIVGAGASGRAAMQAACEYAPEAHHAVIGLIAGGADALLQAREAAASDYERGINDLQTLDFNSNDMLLGLSVSGKTPWVWGALRYAGSLGATVATITQNAASEVAQLADIVIAPQTGPEVVVGFANPKARLAQRQILNMLSTALAVRTGRVYSNLRVDINAADTHWAERQIAIVMEAAQCPRAEAKRALESCNHSCRTAILMLLTGLDAWHARDLLADNNEHLRMALQEAKGRTAMTTH